In Pelosinus sp. UFO1, one genomic interval encodes:
- a CDS encoding response regulator, with product MKILSVDDSAIIRKIIRSGVELLDYELVEAADGMEALTILEQSGEEILLILLDWNMPGMDGLVFLEKVKNTAALKHIPIMMVTTESEKENIIRAIQAGAINYLVKPFTIEELMKKVLECMGEGM from the coding sequence GTGAAAATATTATCAGTAGATGACTCGGCCATCATCCGAAAAATTATTCGTAGCGGAGTCGAATTGCTTGATTATGAACTAGTGGAAGCTGCAGATGGAATGGAGGCTTTAACCATACTAGAACAGTCTGGCGAAGAGATCCTTCTAATTTTATTAGATTGGAATATGCCAGGGATGGATGGCTTAGTTTTCTTAGAAAAGGTTAAAAATACCGCTGCTTTAAAGCATATACCTATTATGATGGTTACCACGGAGAGTGAAAAAGAAAATATTATAAGAGCGATCCAGGCTGGAGCCATTAATTATCTAGTAAAACCATTTACTATTGAAGAATTAATGAAGAAAGTATTAGAATGTATGGGAGAGGGGATGTAA
- the pgaC gene encoding poly-beta-1,6-N-acetyl-D-glucosamine synthase gives MEFLGQFIFLYPIIMSIVWMIGASYFYFRYERNVPEYPDLQEFPLMTIMVPAHNEEDSIKETVHAILESDYPNFEVIVVDDGSTDKTCLMIDDIVAESPKVRSLILKQNMGKAAALNYGFLMSKGEIVVTIDADCLLDKKALHWLVWHFTKFPRVGAVTGNPRVRNRTSLLAKIQTAEYSSVIGLIKRTQRLLGKILTVSGVIAAFRRSALIDVGLWSTDMITDDIDMTWKIEKKKWDVRYETNALGWILVPETLGGLWRQRVRWAQGGIEVLRRHSDVLTSWKECRLWPLYLDYVLSVTWALTFITVSILGALGVLFGIQSAFAPYGNAIPQWTGGIIALTCLIQFSLSLFLDRKYDSNLLAVYFVVIWYPVIYWMFNSLAVIRAIPKAFLKKKGTSATWTSPDRGIRVIDGARGGNSNGNH, from the coding sequence ATGGAATTTTTAGGACAGTTTATTTTCTTATATCCAATCATTATGAGTATTGTTTGGATGATAGGAGCTTCCTACTTTTATTTCCGCTATGAGCGTAACGTGCCTGAGTATCCGGATTTGCAAGAATTTCCTCTAATGACAATCATGGTTCCAGCTCACAATGAGGAAGATTCGATAAAGGAAACAGTGCATGCTATTTTAGAATCAGATTATCCAAATTTTGAAGTTATTGTTGTTGATGATGGCAGTACCGATAAAACTTGTTTAATGATTGATGACATTGTAGCGGAATCACCGAAGGTTCGTTCCTTAATTCTCAAGCAGAATATGGGCAAAGCAGCAGCTTTAAATTATGGGTTTTTAATGAGTAAAGGTGAAATCGTTGTAACCATAGATGCGGATTGTCTTTTAGATAAAAAAGCATTACATTGGTTAGTATGGCACTTTACAAAGTTTCCTAGAGTAGGAGCTGTTACTGGAAACCCGAGGGTGCGTAATCGGACCAGTTTATTGGCTAAAATTCAGACAGCCGAATATTCTAGTGTAATAGGTCTCATTAAGCGAACCCAAAGGCTGTTGGGTAAGATTTTGACAGTATCAGGTGTTATAGCTGCATTTCGTCGATCTGCTTTGATTGACGTAGGGCTATGGAGTACAGATATGATTACGGACGATATTGATATGACGTGGAAGATTGAGAAAAAGAAGTGGGATGTTCGTTACGAGACCAATGCTCTTGGTTGGATATTAGTTCCAGAAACCTTGGGTGGCCTTTGGAGGCAAAGAGTGCGCTGGGCCCAAGGTGGTATTGAAGTACTAAGACGTCACTCCGATGTTCTTACAAGTTGGAAGGAATGCCGCTTATGGCCTCTATACCTTGACTATGTGCTAAGTGTTACTTGGGCATTAACCTTTATAACCGTATCTATTTTGGGGGCATTGGGAGTGTTATTTGGAATCCAGTCGGCCTTTGCACCTTATGGAAATGCAATACCTCAATGGACTGGTGGCATAATTGCCCTGACTTGCCTCATTCAATTTTCCCTTAGTTTATTTCTCGATAGGAAATACGATTCGAATTTACTTGCCGTGTACTTCGTTGTTATCTGGTATCCAGTAATTTATTGGATGTTTAATTCACTTGCTGTAATACGGGCGATCCCCAAAGCCTTTCTAAAGAAAAAAGGCACTTCAGCAACGTGGACCAGTCCAGATAGAGGAATACGAGTGATTGATGGTGCAAGAGGAGGTAATTCTAATGGCAATCATTAA
- a CDS encoding chemotaxis protein CheX → MEIEDPVLLQKCLAQAVSDVFSTMVGLECCEIKQQAENSKNSKVEITGVMMILSERNAILSMAMSKQHAATIVSFMTGIRIIELADEELYDGVAELVNMIAGRAKALLAGTGYYYRITPPLTIVGDNHFILYKKNVSQLRMEFEAGETMLHLELTYL, encoded by the coding sequence ATGGAAATTGAAGATCCTGTATTGTTGCAAAAATGCTTAGCCCAAGCTGTGTCGGATGTATTTAGTACTATGGTTGGCCTGGAATGTTGTGAGATTAAACAGCAAGCTGAAAATTCAAAGAATAGTAAGGTTGAAATCACTGGGGTCATGATGATTCTAAGTGAACGAAATGCAATACTGTCTATGGCAATGAGTAAACAACATGCAGCCACAATTGTTTCTTTTATGACTGGTATTAGGATAATAGAATTGGCAGATGAAGAGCTATACGATGGGGTTGCTGAGCTGGTGAATATGATAGCGGGAAGGGCGAAAGCCTTGTTGGCGGGAACGGGTTATTATTATCGCATAACACCTCCCCTCACAATTGTGGGTGACAATCATTTTATTTTGTATAAGAAGAACGTATCACAACTAAGGATGGAATTTGAGGCTGGGGAAACAATGCTACATTTAGAATTGACTTATTTATAG
- the pgaB gene encoding poly-beta-1,6-N-acetyl-D-glucosamine N-deacetylase PgaB, producing the protein MPKRWIITLVAVFQFIFSSNVMAADRGVPIICYHDVGGTVNNEYTVTKETLISHLSYLKANGYHPISLEQYIAFTKDGAPLPEKPVMLTFDDGYISFYNEVYPLLKQYNYPAMLAIVGSWLDYAPSDVGKLVSWQQIREMDASGLVTIASHSFRSHRFTVMNSQGDRGELLATRTYTNDHYETMEEYTKRVSDDLDQSQKVFERELGHKVQALVWPYGEYNLTAIEIAKNKGFESMFTLGGGMNEVGQKGLVEARRGIIMKNPNTSFYASFVKSGGLENNPMRAARLDIDTIYDSNSLRTTDSNLNLAIARFNKTGINTVFLRAFTNENKDIESAYFHTTVMPVKADIFSHIASKLREGGFLVYAVMPDLSSQWLTKEHPEDGFIVSDVQNNSRYTRATPFSPIVQKKLVELYADLAAYTYVDGVLFQDDLYPVTTEDFSSAAKASFQSKFNKELTAEVLKDESIRNQWKRMQKETVQNLTIQMMKSVHTYRPYALFAQSISAEDLLTKEQDRDFGSYLDSFNYTVIRTYPFHQKQNGDYLQWLGKIAETTLANTGTKFAFELETFDSNRNLWIKEKDLKAQMDMLRSKGAIDFIFIPDIVFEDKTVRIP; encoded by the coding sequence ATGCCAAAGAGATGGATTATCACTTTGGTAGCTGTCTTTCAATTTATTTTTTCTTCTAATGTCATGGCAGCAGATAGAGGTGTACCCATTATCTGTTACCATGACGTAGGGGGAACTGTTAATAATGAATATACAGTTACTAAAGAGACATTAATTAGTCACTTGTCCTACTTAAAGGCCAATGGTTATCACCCTATTTCTTTAGAACAGTATATTGCTTTTACGAAAGATGGGGCACCATTGCCTGAGAAACCAGTCATGCTCACGTTTGATGATGGATATATCTCCTTTTACAATGAAGTATATCCTTTGCTCAAACAGTATAACTACCCTGCTATGCTCGCTATTGTTGGTTCTTGGCTAGATTATGCTCCTTCTGATGTAGGGAAGCTAGTAAGTTGGCAGCAAATAAGAGAGATGGATGCCTCAGGTTTAGTCACAATTGCTTCTCATTCTTTCAGGTCCCATCGTTTTACGGTAATGAACTCACAAGGTGATCGGGGGGAATTATTGGCGACTCGTACTTATACCAATGATCATTATGAAACCATGGAAGAGTATACGAAAAGGGTTTCCGATGATTTGGATCAATCTCAAAAAGTGTTTGAAAGAGAGCTAGGACATAAAGTCCAGGCGCTAGTTTGGCCTTACGGTGAGTATAATCTAACTGCCATAGAGATTGCAAAAAATAAGGGATTTGAGTCTATGTTTACACTGGGTGGCGGAATGAATGAAGTTGGTCAAAAGGGTTTAGTCGAAGCGCGTCGAGGAATTATCATGAAAAATCCTAATACTTCATTTTATGCTTCTTTCGTCAAGAGTGGAGGGCTAGAAAATAATCCTATGAGGGCAGCTCGTTTAGATATTGATACTATCTACGATTCTAATAGTTTACGTACAACGGATAGTAACTTAAATCTTGCAATTGCTAGGTTTAATAAAACAGGTATTAACACCGTCTTTTTAAGAGCATTTACTAATGAAAATAAGGATATAGAAAGTGCCTACTTTCATACAACGGTAATGCCTGTAAAAGCCGATATTTTTAGTCATATAGCCAGCAAACTTCGCGAGGGAGGTTTTTTAGTATATGCTGTGATGCCAGATTTGTCCTCCCAGTGGCTTACTAAAGAACATCCAGAGGATGGATTTATAGTATCAGATGTTCAGAATAATAGTCGATATACTAGGGCGACACCTTTTAGTCCAATAGTGCAAAAAAAACTTGTTGAACTTTATGCTGATTTAGCTGCCTATACGTATGTGGATGGAGTGCTTTTTCAAGATGATTTGTATCCAGTAACGACTGAAGATTTTTCGTCAGCGGCGAAAGCAAGCTTTCAAAGTAAATTTAACAAAGAACTTACAGCCGAAGTTTTAAAAGATGAGTCGATTCGCAATCAATGGAAGAGAATGCAAAAAGAGACTGTGCAAAATCTAACGATTCAAATGATGAAATCCGTTCATACCTATCGACCATATGCATTGTTTGCGCAAAGCATATCTGCAGAGGACCTGCTTACTAAAGAGCAAGATCGGGATTTCGGGAGTTACTTAGATTCTTTTAACTACACTGTGATAAGGACTTATCCTTTTCACCAAAAACAAAATGGTGACTACTTACAGTGGTTAGGAAAAATAGCAGAGACGACTCTAGCTAATACTGGAACAAAGTTCGCTTTTGAATTAGAAACCTTTGATAGTAATAGAAATTTGTGGATTAAAGAAAAGGATCTAAAAGCGCAAATGGATATGTTACGTAGCAAGGGAGCCATTGACTTTATTTTCATCCCTGATATCGTGTTTGAAGATAAAACGGTACGGATACCATAG
- a CDS encoding tetratricopeptide repeat protein, whose product MKVGNWISGLCFTLMLSNLGVVIAADDPNLSEKQIAYNQNKENLVAAKEYAIALARSQQFSESLEIFKQLYQKYPDNKEIQFDYVVVLNWAGNNLAAIEMYEKLDGKTVPTYVKVSVAGAYYQTGDYKAAQKLFHEVAVTGDHKALLWEAQSLLRMGEVEAGNKIYKLLLDKNPDDIDVYLSRASVLVLMNQHTAAVADFEKALSLVPAGDEGINKRRQINYDMAISYIRVGDEARAILLLKPYIQDGTADVWMQGDYITALRLNADYKTAISEGERLWPDYGKIPNFGLQALGDSYLRSGQLQKAEKVYEHILKRDPDSVNVKLGLAYSYMAEGNVAKGTELYRQVLKEDPKRAEVILDDAYDFVAKNRYAAGKSIYGLVVEQFPDIPAFRQEMASSLADNQMPRQAYEQFAALAKLPGGQLVGNGGMVEAAVTVGDYHAAGQAVGILREKYARNAISQSAIASYDSRRKGGADFSYIYSSDYKGIESRQFVVTSDQSIGGSYSILASIGTNRITDKDVNESTTLKSKSLGLQYLGMKFDTRLWVDSYQSSGTFSGYRVYNNYYFNDHAVLNLDFERTPILDAQALNPTNAELLGRIMSSNYRIGFTRQVGLKDTYSFNFTRGLYSDGNQVNSYDLRWDRTLFDNERKSVDWFVFVNRSNYKLQQINGLDTVYESPTVRQAYGTGFTQRWVIPKGYWEATTTLAWGRDRPDPNDFEPSFRLEYGHNFSPNQVLIVGAEYGARTNRLLNSSGLHFGSRQYDIQYQVIW is encoded by the coding sequence ATGAAAGTAGGAAATTGGATATCAGGACTATGCTTTACGTTAATGTTGTCGAATCTTGGGGTAGTTATTGCTGCTGATGATCCGAATCTATCCGAAAAACAAATAGCTTATAATCAAAATAAAGAAAATTTAGTAGCTGCTAAGGAATATGCAATTGCATTAGCTAGGTCTCAACAATTCTCTGAATCTTTAGAAATCTTCAAGCAGTTGTATCAGAAATATCCTGATAATAAAGAAATTCAATTTGATTATGTCGTTGTTCTTAATTGGGCAGGTAATAATTTAGCAGCGATTGAGATGTATGAAAAGTTAGATGGTAAAACAGTGCCCACGTACGTAAAGGTAAGTGTAGCAGGAGCTTATTATCAAACAGGCGACTATAAAGCAGCCCAAAAACTATTTCATGAAGTTGCAGTGACTGGTGATCACAAAGCTTTACTATGGGAAGCGCAGTCTTTGCTGCGTATGGGTGAAGTAGAGGCTGGTAATAAGATATATAAGTTACTTTTAGATAAAAATCCTGATGATATAGATGTATATCTTAGTAGAGCGTCAGTATTAGTCTTGATGAACCAACATACAGCTGCTGTAGCTGACTTTGAAAAAGCACTTAGTTTAGTTCCAGCAGGTGATGAAGGAATAAATAAACGACGTCAGATAAACTATGATATGGCAATTTCATACATAAGAGTTGGGGATGAAGCCAGGGCGATTCTTTTGTTGAAGCCATATATTCAAGATGGAACGGCTGATGTGTGGATGCAGGGTGATTATATTACTGCTTTAAGATTGAATGCAGATTATAAAACAGCTATCTCTGAAGGTGAACGTTTATGGCCTGATTACGGCAAGATCCCTAATTTTGGTCTTCAAGCGTTAGGAGATTCTTATCTTCGCAGTGGACAATTGCAGAAGGCAGAGAAAGTATACGAACATATATTAAAGCGTGACCCTGATTCAGTTAACGTAAAATTAGGTCTAGCCTATTCTTATATGGCTGAGGGGAATGTGGCGAAGGGGACAGAACTTTACCGGCAAGTATTGAAGGAAGATCCCAAACGCGCCGAGGTTATTTTAGATGATGCCTATGATTTTGTTGCTAAAAATCGGTATGCGGCAGGTAAATCCATTTATGGATTAGTAGTTGAACAATTTCCCGATATTCCAGCTTTTCGTCAGGAAATGGCCAGTTCCTTAGCTGATAACCAAATGCCTCGTCAGGCTTATGAACAATTTGCAGCTTTAGCAAAACTGCCTGGTGGACAGTTAGTGGGCAATGGGGGAATGGTAGAGGCTGCTGTAACTGTGGGTGACTATCATGCAGCAGGTCAAGCTGTTGGTATTCTCAGAGAGAAATATGCTCGAAATGCCATAAGCCAATCAGCAATTGCGAGCTATGACAGTAGGCGTAAAGGAGGAGCGGATTTTTCCTATATCTATTCTTCCGACTATAAGGGGATTGAATCTAGGCAGTTTGTGGTCACTTCGGATCAGAGCATTGGTGGTAGTTACTCAATATTAGCTAGCATTGGTACAAATCGTATTACTGATAAAGATGTTAATGAAAGTACCACTCTGAAAAGCAAATCATTGGGTCTACAATATCTTGGAATGAAGTTTGATACAAGGCTATGGGTAGATAGCTACCAAAGCAGTGGAACCTTTTCAGGATATCGAGTTTATAATAATTACTATTTTAATGATCATGCAGTATTAAACTTAGATTTTGAAAGAACTCCTATTTTGGATGCACAGGCGTTAAATCCTACAAATGCAGAACTTCTGGGGCGTATTATGTCATCAAATTATCGGATAGGATTTACACGGCAAGTAGGTTTAAAAGATACTTACTCCTTTAACTTTACTCGCGGCCTTTATAGCGATGGCAATCAAGTGAATAGCTATGATCTTAGATGGGATCGTACCTTGTTTGACAATGAAAGGAAAAGTGTAGATTGGTTTGTTTTTGTCAATCGTAGTAACTATAAACTTCAACAAATTAATGGACTTGATACAGTGTATGAAAGTCCTACCGTTAGGCAGGCTTATGGAACTGGTTTTACCCAACGGTGGGTCATTCCGAAAGGTTACTGGGAAGCTACTACAACCTTAGCTTGGGGTAGGGATAGGCCAGATCCAAATGACTTTGAACCAAGTTTCCGATTGGAGTATGGACATAATTTTTCTCCCAATCAAGTGTTGATTGTGGGAGCAGAATATGGTGCAAGGACGAATCGTCTCCTCAATTCAAGTGGTTTACATTTTGGTTCTCGTCAATATGATATTCAGTATCAAGTTATCTGGTAA
- a CDS encoding endo-1,4-beta-xylanase produces MERLNKLLIRIFLGLMLSVILFNSPSCSAADLITNHDWRHFTGATLTDSGIEVMPVGRMIVPKISVPKETRDPDVAEMAKMTPTPNPPINLRGPILQVEGDFTISILMDVRSDKGAYLDLYGTLPIIYDEWRQEGKRLRLGVKNGVLMVFAWDGSLPEPIIKKFGDGAVGIVTMSVSRIGGNFLFEINGKQVGRLADPGVFSNGEIVFGADAEQGGGFTIRQISTQPLSTVSKVQVIDREPLKNYNVSPDSLRAIASSRDKPIYIGAAVAAIPLVTDEKYQSLVGQEFSMVTPENDMKFQFIHPGPNLYAFNEADALVEFAQNNNIRVHGHALVWHEALPRWVTEGRRSSDEVKQILSEHIRTVVGHYKGKVAEWDVVNEPLKDMGYNTNKGLRSANPWFQAMGEEYIDFAFREANATDENARLYLNEYGIEEPGEKFDALYALVKRLLARGVPIHGIGFQMHEDMEAGKYVGSQPELVAVNMQKIVDLGLEVRVSEMDVNLNAKPTPHRLNEQARGFGEMLAMSIRQDKLKSFGQWGVTDRYSSLAPMFEYFQLGNGLLFDADYQRKPSYYRMKEIMIDQ; encoded by the coding sequence ATGGAGCGGTTAAACAAGTTATTGATAAGAATATTCTTAGGGCTAATGCTTTCAGTGATCCTTTTTAATTCACCCTCTTGCTCTGCGGCAGATTTAATTACGAATCATGATTGGCGACACTTTACTGGCGCTACCCTTACTGATAGTGGCATAGAAGTTATGCCAGTCGGCCGTATGATTGTTCCTAAGATTTCTGTTCCCAAGGAAACAAGAGATCCAGATGTGGCAGAGATGGCTAAAATGACACCAACGCCGAATCCACCAATCAACTTACGTGGCCCGATACTACAGGTAGAAGGTGATTTTACTATTTCAATCCTTATGGATGTAAGGTCTGATAAAGGAGCCTATTTAGATCTTTACGGAACATTGCCAATTATTTACGATGAATGGCGGCAAGAAGGTAAGAGGCTTCGTTTGGGAGTAAAGAATGGAGTGCTTATGGTATTTGCTTGGGATGGTAGTTTACCTGAACCAATCATTAAGAAATTTGGTGATGGGGCGGTAGGGATTGTAACAATGAGTGTGTCTAGAATAGGTGGAAATTTCTTATTTGAAATAAACGGAAAGCAAGTTGGGCGATTAGCTGATCCAGGAGTATTTAGTAATGGAGAAATTGTATTTGGAGCTGATGCAGAACAAGGCGGCGGTTTTACAATTCGTCAAATTTCAACCCAGCCTCTTTCTACAGTATCTAAAGTACAGGTTATAGACCGTGAACCACTAAAAAACTACAATGTCAGCCCTGATTCTTTGCGGGCGATTGCCTCTTCTCGGGATAAACCAATTTATATTGGTGCAGCCGTTGCGGCGATTCCGTTGGTTACAGATGAAAAGTATCAGTCTTTGGTAGGACAGGAATTTAGTATGGTTACTCCTGAAAACGATATGAAGTTTCAGTTTATCCATCCAGGTCCTAATCTTTATGCATTTAATGAAGCAGATGCTTTAGTTGAATTTGCTCAAAACAATAATATCCGCGTCCATGGACATGCTTTAGTGTGGCATGAGGCCTTGCCTAGGTGGGTAACGGAGGGGCGACGTTCGTCAGATGAAGTAAAACAAATTCTTTCTGAGCACATTCGAACTGTGGTAGGTCATTATAAGGGAAAAGTTGCCGAGTGGGATGTTGTAAATGAACCGTTGAAAGATATGGGATACAACACGAATAAGGGGCTTCGTTCCGCCAATCCTTGGTTCCAGGCTATGGGAGAAGAGTATATTGACTTTGCCTTTCGTGAGGCAAATGCAACGGATGAAAATGCTCGACTGTATTTAAATGAATATGGTATTGAGGAGCCAGGCGAGAAATTTGATGCTTTATATGCATTGGTAAAACGTCTTTTAGCTCGTGGCGTGCCAATACATGGCATTGGCTTCCAAATGCATGAGGACATGGAAGCTGGTAAATATGTCGGTTCCCAGCCTGAGCTCGTAGCGGTAAATATGCAAAAGATAGTGGATTTGGGGCTAGAGGTTCGAGTTTCTGAGATGGATGTAAATCTAAACGCAAAGCCAACGCCTCATCGATTAAATGAACAAGCCCGTGGTTTTGGTGAGATGCTGGCAATGAGTATCAGGCAAGATAAGCTGAAAAGTTTTGGGCAATGGGGTGTCACTGACCGGTATTCTTCTCTAGCACCTATGTTTGAATACTTTCAGTTAGGTAATGGATTGCTATTTGATGCTGATTATCAGCGAAAACCCTCTTATTATAGAATGAAAGAAATAATGATTGATCAATAA
- the pgaD gene encoding poly-beta-1,6-N-acetyl-D-glucosamine biosynthesis protein PgaD, with product MAIINEPKLQSSKQKAADNTIITIGLAVFSFFLIMLTLALWGAAGTYFYNYLFTPQDVEATINMLIRLTLVGSAVFIIMLLWSKYNLVRFGSLNRRRAVPPPSLEETGTLYAIESEPVALAQTFKSATIEVKEEGLVLCSYQGKCFSTNAPTAK from the coding sequence ATGGCAATCATTAATGAGCCTAAACTTCAATCAAGTAAACAGAAGGCAGCGGATAATACGATCATCACAATTGGTCTTGCTGTGTTTAGTTTTTTCCTAATCATGTTAACCCTTGCTTTATGGGGTGCTGCAGGAACGTATTTTTACAACTATCTCTTTACTCCCCAGGATGTTGAAGCAACGATAAATATGCTTATCCGTCTTACTTTAGTAGGAAGTGCTGTATTTATCATCATGCTACTTTGGTCCAAATATAATTTGGTTCGATTTGGCAGCTTAAATCGTCGTCGTGCCGTGCCACCACCCTCATTAGAAGAGACAGGCACATTGTATGCTATTGAAAGTGAGCCTGTTGCTTTGGCACAGACGTTTAAGTCGGCTACGATTGAAGTCAAGGAAGAGGGACTAGTGCTTTGCAGCTATCAAGGAAAATGTTTTTCCACAAACGCTCCTACGGCAAAATAG
- a CDS encoding protein-glutamate O-methyltransferase CheR: MSMNLSSQAFHLFQKYIEEQCGIVIRDEKAYLIESRLSKFLITFGLSSFDELYCMLSQQKQTTLAEQIIDAITTNETLWFRDKTPWQALEEKLLPDYVEKIRQGVCGKIRIWSAACATGQEPYSIAMCIDNYLAEQNIKDITLDHFEIIATDISHTVLRMAKMGKYDNISMVRGMQENYRDKYFRQDGRIWLLDEKIKNSVQFRQFNLQNSFTSLGLFDVIFFRYVAIYFSEQFKEEVFRKINKSLLPKGVLILGNSEVFLDYKECYEAENYKNANLYRVRSGSCENIISR; the protein is encoded by the coding sequence ATGAGTATGAACTTATCGTCCCAAGCATTTCATTTATTTCAAAAATACATTGAAGAACAATGTGGAATTGTGATTCGCGATGAGAAAGCCTATTTGATTGAGAGTCGGCTTTCCAAATTTTTAATTACGTTTGGCTTATCTAGTTTTGATGAACTATATTGCATGCTTAGCCAGCAGAAACAAACAACCCTGGCGGAACAAATTATTGATGCAATCACAACGAACGAGACCTTGTGGTTTAGAGATAAAACTCCTTGGCAAGCATTAGAGGAAAAGTTATTGCCAGACTACGTTGAGAAAATTAGGCAGGGTGTATGTGGAAAAATTCGAATTTGGAGTGCCGCCTGTGCCACTGGACAGGAACCTTATTCGATAGCTATGTGCATTGACAATTACCTGGCAGAGCAGAACATTAAAGATATTACCTTAGATCATTTCGAAATAATCGCTACCGACATTTCTCACACGGTGCTGCGTATGGCCAAAATGGGTAAGTATGACAATATTTCTATGGTACGTGGAATGCAAGAGAACTATCGAGATAAATATTTTCGCCAAGATGGCCGTATTTGGTTACTGGACGAAAAAATTAAGAACAGTGTTCAATTTAGACAGTTTAACCTGCAAAATAGTTTTACAAGTTTAGGTTTATTTGATGTAATCTTTTTCCGGTATGTAGCGATCTATTTTTCAGAGCAATTCAAAGAAGAAGTCTTCAGAAAAATTAATAAATCCCTGTTACCTAAGGGGGTATTAATTTTAGGAAACTCGGAAGTCTTTTTGGATTACAAAGAATGCTATGAAGCCGAGAATTATAAAAACGCCAATTTATATCGCGTAAGGAGTGGGAGTTGTGAAAATATTATCAGTAGATGA
- a CDS encoding flavodoxin gives MKKITVIYWSGTGNTKQMAEAIAAGAALEGISVNLLSVDKASKADVLTSDAVALGCSAMGNEVLEEMEMEPFIQDLEGENLSSIPLVLFGSYDWGDGQWLKDWAERMEEQGAKLVAEGLMIHNTPDESGLDLCRNLGAKLAAAII, from the coding sequence ATGAAGAAAATTACAGTTATTTATTGGAGCGGAACAGGGAATACGAAGCAGATGGCTGAGGCCATTGCAGCAGGTGCTGCCTTAGAAGGAATTTCTGTAAATTTGCTATCTGTAGATAAAGCAAGCAAAGCTGATGTACTTACGTCGGATGCTGTGGCATTGGGCTGCTCGGCAATGGGAAATGAAGTGTTAGAAGAGATGGAAATGGAACCTTTTATTCAAGATTTGGAGGGTGAAAACTTATCTTCCATACCTTTAGTTCTGTTTGGTTCTTATGATTGGGGCGATGGACAGTGGCTGAAAGACTGGGCAGAAAGAATGGAAGAGCAGGGAGCTAAATTGGTAGCAGAAGGGTTGATGATTCACAATACTCCTGATGAGTCAGGACTTGATCTTTGCCGAAACCTAGGAGCAAAACTCGCAGCAGCAATTATTTGA